The Dehalobacter sp. DCM sequence CTCTTACGAGTCTCTTAGCCAAAACATTTCTGCACACCAGCGAAATCGCCTGGAATGTTCCATTTTTTGCCTTTCTCGTGATTGTCACGTTAGGTGTTGACTACAGTATTTTCTTAATGGCGCGCTTTCGCGAAGATCGCGGCAGTACACCGTATGAAGCTATCATTCAGGCCTCCGCTCATGTTGGCGGGGTCGTATTATCCGCTGCGATCATCCTGGCAGGTACCTTTGCCACGATTATTCCGGCTGGAATCAATACACTGGCTGAGCTAGCAATCGCTGTGTGTCTGGGAATATTAATCCTCAGTGTCGTCTTTCTGCCCTTTGTCATTCCAGCCCTTATCGCCATTCAAACACGGCTTGAACAGAAATTTAAAGATCATTAATATATTTGATATAATAGCAGGAATAAACTGATTTACAGAGAACTTAAAAAAGTTAGGTAAAATGGGGAACAAATAATGGGTTATCTGATAACGGATAACGCAACGGGAAGGCGAAAGGTGAATTGACAGATATGAAGGGTTTTATGAAATCGCTGTTTGAATGGGTTATTATCATCGCGGTTGCTTTTGCACTGTCGCTGGTCATACGTAATTTTTTAATCGATACACGAATTGTTCCGACAGGATCAATGCTGCCGACGATACAACTTGAGGACAGGCTGATCGTCGACCGTTTCTTTTACAAATACGGCGATATCCAGCGCGGGGATATTATTGTGTTTGAAGCACCGGACGAAATTATGAAGGATGAAGATTTAGTAAAAAGAGTCATTGGCCTGCCGGGAGAAACCATTCAGGTCACGAACAGCAAAGTGTACATAAACGGACAGGTTCTGGATGAACCCTATGTCGAATCATCGGCAAATTACGAATTTGGTCCGTATACGATACCGGAAGGCACGTTTTTTATGATGGGGGATAATCGGCCGATAAGTTATGACAGTCATCGTTGGGGCGCTTTGGACGGCGAAAAAATCATCGGTAAGGTTTGGGTCCGCTATTGGCCCTTTGATCGATTAGGACCCTTGACGAAACTGCCTGAAGATTATTTGCCAGGAGCAGTAGAATCTCCCTAATCGCGATGTCATTGTTTACTATCAATGATCAGATGGAGGATGCCGGATGGATCCCAAATATTTCGTAATCATCGGCGCGGCAGTTGCCGGTATCATCATCGGCATCGCGATCGGGATAAGTATCAGTACCAGCAGAGGCAAGGGGTTATGGGAAAAGGCCCGGATGCTTCAGCAGGAGAACGACCGGCTGCATCACGAACTGAATCAGGAAGTTCAGTATCGCGTCCAAAATGCCGCTTTGATTGCTGAGCTGCGCACACGGTTGGAGATTGCTCAATCTGCGTACGAAGAAAAATTGGTTTTATTGGAGAGCGCTAAAACTGAACTCACTGAAGATTTTAAAATTCTCTCAGCCGAAGCGTTAAAAAGTAATAACCAGTCTTTTCTCGAACTGGCGAAGACGGTACTGGAGAAAACCCAGGTCCAAGCCTCTGCTGAGCTGGAAAAGAAACAAACCTCCATTGATGCATTGGTCAAACCGTTGCGGGAATCTCTTGATAAGGTTGATATTAAGATCAATGAGCTTGAGCAGAAAAGGGCCGGAGCTTACGAAGGACTGCTCAAACAAGTTGAATATATGGCTCTGGGTCAGGAAAAATTGCAGAGAGAGACCAATAAACTGATTTCCGCTTTGAAATCACCGACGGTACGCGGGCGTTGGGGTGAAATACAACTTCAACGGGTGGTTGAACTGGCAGGTATGCTGGAATACTGCGACTTTTATCAACAGGAAGAAGTTAGCGGCGAGTCGGGAAGACTGCGTCCTGACATGGTGATCCGGCTGCCGGGGAATAAGGTCATCGTCGTTGACTCCAAAGCGCCCCTGGCTGATTTCCTGGAGGCAGTCGAGGCCATTGATGACGATACCAAACGGACAAAGATGACGGGGCATGCCCGACAAGTTAAAAACCACATCACCAAACTGGCGGGGAAATCCTATTGGAGTCAATTTAACTTTACACCGGAGTTTGTCGTCATGTTTCTTCCGGGAGAAACCTTTTTCAGCGCAGCCCTGCAATCCGATCCGGGGCTGATTGAATATGGTGCGGAACAGCGGGTTATTCTGGCGACGCCGACGACGCTGATTGCGCTGCTTAAAGCGGTGGCGCACGGATGGAGCCAGGAACAGATCAATGAAAATGCCCGTCAGATCTGTGAACTGGGCAGGCAACTCTACGAACGGATCAGTGTGATGACCGACTATTTGTTGGATATCCGAAAAGGACTGAATCAAGCTACACAAGCCTATAATAAAGCAGTCGGTTCTTACGAGAGCCGGGTGCTTGTAACCGCTCGAAAATTTAAGGAACTTGGTCTCGGCGGGGATAATGAGATAACGGAGATCGAGGTCATTGAAACAGCACTGCGGGAGCTTGCCGCCAGCGATGAATAATTAGCGCCACAGTTCCGGCGACAAGCAGAGCGGCTCTCGATGGTATTGTCGAACGATATTCACATTGTTCGGCATGCCATTTTTGTGTGTTGGGGAGGTTTTCTCTGATCCGGGTATGACTAGTACAGTGTATTCTAAATAACTTGGCAAACAAACACGTAAGCTTTTTTCTGAGGTTGGTCTGCATACCACATTCCGCTTTCGGCTCTTGCGCCATCCATAAATTGCATTAAGGAAGTTAAAATTCTTTTGCCCTCCTTGGCGAATTTTAACTTAGGTCCATCCATGGACCGTTGCGCTTCGCCTCCATGCTCCGCTTGGCGCTGGAAGTGTGGTACGCGGACCGTGCTATGAAGCTGAATGCCCAGTTATTTAGAGAACGTTGTACTAGGCGAGGGAGTGTACCCTGATCAGGTAATGTCTTTTTGGATTTTTTACGATATTAATGATGAAATCTTAAATCCACGGAGGGATTTGAAATGAGGATTCAGAGTTCGAATGTCGCTATGGCTGCGGAACACACCCAGGTTCAGCAGAGCACGGTCAAAGAAAACCTCAGGTATTGGACCGATGAACACAGCAGGGAAGCAAGTTCAGAGGCAGTTGCCCAGGGGGAGTTAACAGGAAGCGCAACACTGGACTCCCGGGCGAATAGACTGAGTAACGCACTGGCGGATGTACTTCAGAAAACAGAGGATATTCTGGAATTGTCGGAAGCGGCAACGCGGATGCTCAAGGAACCCGATGACGTGTCGGAATCCGCTTCGTCTCAAGGGATATTTTATGAGCTCACGCCCAAACAAAAAGAAACAATTACCTTACTTGAACGGTTTTTGAGTGAGTTGACTGGAAAAAAAGTAAAACTGATCGTGCCTGATAAGCTGGCATTGTCACACGGTGACAGCCCTGCCGTTCAAGGCACAACAATGCCCATAACAGAGGGAAACGGCAATCAGCGCGCCGGCTGGGGCTTGGAATATCGCTATGGGTCTACCTATGTAGAACAAGAGTCGATGGTTTTCTCGGCGAAGGGAAAAATAGTGACCGAAGACGGACAAAAGATCAGTTTCAAATTAGATCTAGCAGCAAGCAGAGAATATATTTCCAACGAGAGTTTTATCCTTAAAGCAGGGGATGCTCTAATCGATCCGTTAGTCATCAACTACGGTGCAGCAACAGCGAATTTAACAGATACAACGATGGCATTTGATCTTAATGCAGACGGTTCCGATGAATCGATAGCTACTCTCACTCAGGGGAGTGGTTTCCTGGCCTTGGATAAAGACAGTGACGGGCAGATCGACAATGGCGGTGAATTATTCGGGCCAACCACAGGGGATGGTTTCCAGGAGCTGTCGGTTTATGATGGTGATGAGAATGGTTGGATAGACGAGAATGATTCGATTTTTAATGAATTGAGAATATGGACCACAGACGAAAAAGGTAATGATCACCTGCTGGCTTTAGCGCAGGTTGGGATTGGTGCGATCTATTTAGGAAAGGTCGATTCGCTCTTTTCCTTGAAAGACATGAATAATAATGTGAACGGACAGATTAAGGAGACCGGCATATTCTTGAAAGAGAACGGGGAAGCCGGAACAGTTCAGCATATTGATCTCGCCGTATAAGGGATCAGTCCCTTTTTATAACCCCATGTGCCGAAGGTCGTAACCGGTTGGACTCTGATAGATCCGCAGATCAAATTCCGGCACAATGGCCATGATATGATCGAAGATATCGGCTTGTACGGCTTCATACGTCTCCCAAGTTGTATCTTTAGTGAAAGCATATATTTCTATGGGAATACCGTGTTCGGTAATGGGCAGCTGACGGGCCATACGTACCATTGTGGTATTGATTTCCGGGTGGTTTTGCAGATAAAAATGCAAATATGCCCGGAATGTTCCTATATTCGTAAGCCGCCGGCTGTTGACAGACTGCTTGTCATCGATGCCGTGCTTTAAATTATGCTCGGCGAGTACGTGTTCTTTGTTTTCGATATACGCGGTGAGATACTGGAACTTTTTGAATTTTTCAAGCATGTCGTCCGTACAGAAACGGATGCTCGAGCTGTCAATAAAGATGGAACGCTTAATACGCCTGCCGCCGGATTCCAACATGTTCCGCCAGTTCTTAAATGACTCAGAAATCAAAGCGTAGGTAGGCACTGTGGTGATCGTATTGTCAAAGTTTTTGACCTTAACCGTATTTAACGAAATATCAACGACGTCACCATCGGCACCGTATTTCGGCATTTCGATCCAATCGCCGAGGCGAACCATGTCATTGGTAGCGATTTGGATACCTGCCACCAACCCGAGAAGAGAATCTCTAAAGATAAGTAAAATCACGGCAGACATGACACCAATCCCACTCAAAAGCAGGAGTGGTGAGCGGTTAATAATGACCGCTATAATCAGTATACCGCCGATAATCCAGAAAAAAATTTTTAATGCTTGGATTATACTGCGAATCGGTCTGAATTTGGAAACGTTAAATGTATTGTAGATATCCTCGGCAGCGTTCAACAGTGCATGGATGGTAATAAACCCGAAGACCGTCATATAAACAATAGCGACTCTCTCAATGATACTCGCATAATCAGGAAAATCAGGGGCACTCAAATAGATAATTACCGCCGGGACAAAATGGGCCAAATAATGGAACACTTTTCGATCCAAGATAATATCATCCCATTTAATCCTATTACGATGAATGTAGTAGGAAATAATTCGGAGAAATACTTTTATGGTTATGAAGAAGGCTGCCAAACAAATCAATAGGACAAGGAATATGGCTGTGATATTGGCGATGATGCCGGCGGGAGAGGGATCCATTCCGCTATTTAACAGCCACTTAAGTAAAAGTTGAACCATAAGCTTCACCTCTAAGAAATTAATCGCTTGTTTTGAAAATAGATGCTCTATTGACAATCATGAGTATTTAATGTAGAATCAAATAGTTTGTTATCGAACAAAGACCATCGTTTATTTAGTAAGAACCATGCTGATCTTTTCTCCGTTACTGATGATTGAAGAATATATAGGAGTTGTACCATGTCGGGAATTAATAATCAATTATATACGTCTTATCGTTGGGTGATTCTGTTGTTAATGGGATTACTCACTTTCAGCGGCAACGTAGCGCAATTCCAAGTTGCCGCCTTTTCTTATCAAATTATACCACATTATAGCCTAACACCGTCCCAATATGCCAGTGTATTGAATGCCCCCATGTTAATCTCCGTATTCTTAAGTCTGATCGGCGGTTCATTAGCGGATCGCTATGGGGTAAAAAATGTCGTTACAGTGGCACTTGGCGTCTCTATATTGGGGGCATTCTATCGGGTGTATACCGATTCATATTCCGAATTATTGGTGAGTATGTTGCTGATGGGGATTTTTCAGTCCATGCTGGGAACGAATGCTTCCAAGATTTTCGGACTATGGTTTCCTAAAAAAGAAGCCGGTGTTGTAATGGGTATATTCTTCTTCATTTCTATGGCCGGGAATACGGTAGGGTTGGCTATAAGTACTTATTTTCCTTCGACGTATAGTGCTTTTTTAACCGCCGCTGTATTTATTACCGTGTTAGCGATTCTTTGGATAGTGTTAGCAAAAAATCAGCCGAGATACACAACACCCCAGCCTGTTCTGCCGTTTAATCACTATCTTAGTGTAGCAGCCCGCTCCAGAAATGTCTGGATAGGCGGCTTAGCGGCGTTGTTATTTATGGGGGCAGGCATGTCTGTTCTTAGTTTCCTACCGACGGCTTTAAATACGGTGTATGGCATGTCACCTGCGAAAGCGGGATTGATGTCATCACTCTATTCTCTCGGTACGATGTTCGGTAGTTTTATTGGACCGGTAATTATTGAAAAAGTCGGGAAAGTAAAGCCCGTCTTGATTTCGTTTGTATTCGTCGGTGGTCTATTCAGCTACTCTACATTTATTGTACCCGTTCCACTAATGTGGTTGAACTTATTTATCGCAGGCCTCGTTGTCGGTGGAATTCTACCGAATATCTATGCATTGCCTCTTCGTTTAAAAGAAATTGGCCCTATCTATGCCGGCAGTGCGGGTGGTATCATAAGTACACTGCAGATGCTTGGCGCTTTCGTTATTCCGACCTTCGTGGTTGGAACCATTGCCGGTTCAAATTATAACCTTGTATTTATTTTATCCGGCTGCATCTATTTGGCCGGGATCCCCCTTTTATTGTTATTACCGAATATCAACGTCAAGGAACAGCTGATACAGAAGGTAACATCCGTGTAAATTGTCTGGCCTTATTCACGTAAAAGATTAACCCCTCGCGTTATGTGACATAGC is a genomic window containing:
- a CDS encoding MFS transporter, with translation MSGINNQLYTSYRWVILLLMGLLTFSGNVAQFQVAAFSYQIIPHYSLTPSQYASVLNAPMLISVFLSLIGGSLADRYGVKNVVTVALGVSILGAFYRVYTDSYSELLVSMLLMGIFQSMLGTNASKIFGLWFPKKEAGVVMGIFFFISMAGNTVGLAISTYFPSTYSAFLTAAVFITVLAILWIVLAKNQPRYTTPQPVLPFNHYLSVAARSRNVWIGGLAALLFMGAGMSVLSFLPTALNTVYGMSPAKAGLMSSLYSLGTMFGSFIGPVIIEKVGKVKPVLISFVFVGGLFSYSTFIVPVPLMWLNLFIAGLVVGGILPNIYALPLRLKEIGPIYAGSAGGIISTLQMLGAFVIPTFVVGTIAGSNYNLVFILSGCIYLAGIPLLLLLPNINVKEQLIQKVTSV
- the lepB gene encoding signal peptidase I — its product is MKGFMKSLFEWVIIIAVAFALSLVIRNFLIDTRIVPTGSMLPTIQLEDRLIVDRFFYKYGDIQRGDIIVFEAPDEIMKDEDLVKRVIGLPGETIQVTNSKVYINGQVLDEPYVESSANYEFGPYTIPEGTFFMMGDNRPISYDSHRWGALDGEKIIGKVWVRYWPFDRLGPLTKLPEDYLPGAVESP
- a CDS encoding mechanosensitive ion channel family protein; translated protein: MVQLLLKWLLNSGMDPSPAGIIANITAIFLVLLICLAAFFITIKVFLRIISYYIHRNRIKWDDIILDRKVFHYLAHFVPAVIIYLSAPDFPDYASIIERVAIVYMTVFGFITIHALLNAAEDIYNTFNVSKFRPIRSIIQALKIFFWIIGGILIIAVIINRSPLLLLSGIGVMSAVILLIFRDSLLGLVAGIQIATNDMVRLGDWIEMPKYGADGDVVDISLNTVKVKNFDNTITTVPTYALISESFKNWRNMLESGGRRIKRSIFIDSSSIRFCTDDMLEKFKKFQYLTAYIENKEHVLAEHNLKHGIDDKQSVNSRRLTNIGTFRAYLHFYLQNHPEINTTMVRMARQLPITEHGIPIEIYAFTKDTTWETYEAVQADIFDHIMAIVPEFDLRIYQSPTGYDLRHMGL
- the rmuC gene encoding DNA recombination protein RmuC; translated protein: MDPKYFVIIGAAVAGIIIGIAIGISISTSRGKGLWEKARMLQQENDRLHHELNQEVQYRVQNAALIAELRTRLEIAQSAYEEKLVLLESAKTELTEDFKILSAEALKSNNQSFLELAKTVLEKTQVQASAELEKKQTSIDALVKPLRESLDKVDIKINELEQKRAGAYEGLLKQVEYMALGQEKLQRETNKLISALKSPTVRGRWGEIQLQRVVELAGMLEYCDFYQQEEVSGESGRLRPDMVIRLPGNKVIVVDSKAPLADFLEAVEAIDDDTKRTKMTGHARQVKNHITKLAGKSYWSQFNFTPEFVVMFLPGETFFSAALQSDPGLIEYGAEQRVILATPTTLIALLKAVAHGWSQEQINENARQICELGRQLYERISVMTDYLLDIRKGLNQATQAYNKAVGSYESRVLVTARKFKELGLGGDNEITEIEVIETALRELAASDE